NNNNNNNNNNNNNNNNNNNNNNNNNNNNNNNNNNNNNNNNNNNNNNNNNNNNNNNNNNNNNNNNNNNNNNNNNNNNNNNNNNNNNNNNNNNNNNNNNNNNNNNNNNNNNNNNNNNNNNNNNNNNNNNNNNNNNNNNNNNNNNNNNNNNNNNNNNNNNNNNNNNNNNNNNNNNNNNNNNNNNNNNNNNNNNNNNNNNNNNNNNNNNNNNNNNNNNNNNNNNNNNNNNNNNNNNNNNNNNNNNNNNNNNNNNNNNNNNNNNNNNNNNNNNNNNNNNNNNNNNNNNNNNNNNNNNNNNNNNNNNNNNNNNNNNNNNNNNNNNNNNNNNNNNNNNNNNNNNNNNNNNNNNNNNNNNNNNNNNNNNNNNNNNNNNNNNNNNNNNNNNNNNNNNNNNNNNNNNNNNNNNNNNNNNNNNNNNNNNNNNNNNNNNNNNNNNNNNNNNNNNNNNNNNNNNNNNNNNNNNNNNNNNNNNNNNNNNNNNNNNNNNNNNNNNNNNNNNNNNNNNNNNNNNNNNNNNNNNNNNNNNNNNNNNNNNNNNNNNNNNNNNNNNNNNNNNNNNNNNNNNNNNNNNNNNNNNNNNNNNNNNNNNNNNNNNNNNNNNNNNNNNNNNNNNNNNNNNNNNNNNNNNNNNNNNNNNNNNNNNNNNNNNNNNNNNNNNNNNNNNNNNNNNNNNNNNNNNNNNNNNNNNNNNNNNNNNNNNNNNNNNNNNNNNNNNNNNNNNNNNNNNNNNNNNNNNNNNNNNNNNNNNNNNNNNNNNNNNNNNNNNNNNNNNNNNNNNNNNNNNNNNNNNNNNNNNNNNNNNNNNNNNNNNNNNNNNNNNNNNNNNNNNNNNNNNNNNNNNNNNNNNNNNNNNNNNNNNNNNNNNNNNNNNNNNNNNNNNNNNNNNNNNNNNNNNNNNNNNNNNNNNNNNNNNNNNNNNNNNNNNNNNNNNNNNNNNNNNNNNNNNNNNNNNNNNNNNNNNNNNNNNNNNNNNNNNNNNNNNNNNNNNNNNNNNNNNNNNNNNNNNNNNNNNNNNNNNNNNNNNNNNNNNNNNNNNNNNNNNNNNNNNNNNNNNNNNNNNNNNNNNNNNNNNNNNNNNNNNNNNNNNNNNNNNNNNNNNNNNNNNNNNNNNNNNNNNNNNNNNNNNNNNNNNNNNNNNNNNNNNNNNNNNNNNNNNNNNNNNNNNNNNNNNNNNNNNNNNNNNNNNNNNNNNNNNNNNNNNNNNNNNNNNNNNNNNNNNNNNNNNNNNNNNNNNNNNNNNNNNNNNNNNNNNNNNNNNNNNNNNNNNNNNNNNNNNNNNNNNNNNNNNNNNNNNNNNNNNNNNNNNNNNNNNNNNNNNNNNNNNNNNNNNNNNNNNNNNNNNNNNNNNNNNNNNNNNNNNNNNNNNNNNNNNNNNNNNNNNNNNNNNNNNNNNNNNNNNNNNNNNNNNNNNNNNNNNNNNNNNNNNNNNNNNNNNNNNNNNNNNNNNNNNNNNNNNNNNNNNNNNNNNNNNNNNNNNNNNNNNNNNNNNNNNNNNNNNNNNNNNNNNNNNNNNNNNNNNNNNNNNNNNNNNNNNNNNNNNNNNNNNNNNNNNNNNNNNNNNNNNNNNNNNNNNNNNNNNNNNNNNNNNNNNNNNNNNNNNNNNNNNNNNNNNNNNNNNNNNNNNNNNNNNNNNNNNNNNNNNNNNNNNNNNNNNNNNNNNNNNNNNNNNNNNNNNNNNNNNNNNNNNNNNNNNNNNNNNNNNNNNNNNNNNNNNNNNNNNNNNNNNNNNNNNNNNNNNNNNNNNNNNNNNNNNNNNNNNNNNNNNNNNNNNNNNNNNNNNNNNNNNNNNNNNNNNNNNNNNNNNNNNNNNNNNNNNNNNNNNNNNNNNNNNNNNNNNNNNNNNNNNNNNNNNNNNNNNNNNNNNNNNNNNNNNNNNNNNNNNNNNNNNNNNNNNNNNNNNNNNNNNNNNNNNNNNNNNNNNNNNNNNNNNNNNNNNNNNNNNNNNNNNNNNNNNNNNNNNNNNNNNNNNNNNNNNNNNNNNNNNNNNNNNNNNNNNNNNNNNNNNNNNNNNNNNNNNNNNNNNNNNNNNNNNNNNNNNNNNNNNNNNNNNNNNNNNNNNNNNNNNNNNNNNNNNNNttacccataacgcactagtttggtttttccccaaatcgatacatttaaccctaacaaattccttcccacacaaccacagataagtccctaatgcaactagaagtttggaaggagcccttacctcaacgttagctttaacgtgcgtttccggtaccgcgagtaattccggtaaaatctccgctcgcaacgccgcttccaaattagttcactagcaccgtagcgtggtggtgagcaactttcccttctatctcttcgagaaatgaggtttggatctaggagaaacggaggggtttgtgtttggatctcaaaaaccgtttttcttctttttcgaatcaaagaggaagagtgaagttgcgaaaaccttgatctaactctcactcatccttgggttactagttttgaagaaaagaaagcgacgaaaatgaaaatgggagaaaggcgaaaaatgggtcacggttagaggaagaagatgaagtttgaaattttccttcctttctttttctttcctttgtttttcctttcttcctttttccttccttcctttatatattattttcttttccttttccttccttctagttttcctttctttttccccccaaacaaacacatataaacataaatatatatttacatatatatattacttacttttaataaatatctccaaaatattattaactttggcttaaaagcctccgagccaaaatccaaaatacaccaaaaatacataaatggtactttaaaattatgggtcttacacctgtgatttcaaatttttgtttcaattgattttccaatcgattgtgtttaaaacaggaacttagcttattccacgttaatcggagtgccaatcgatttggtagtatgtttCTAAAAAGGACTTACCAGTTGGTTTagctcaatcgattgcctatcgattgataccaaacttatcatgattgaattttttcacaatggattgtctaatcgattgtgtttgtcacatgcCATGTTacttatgaaattttatttacgacatcgatttgtcaatcgattagcctaatAAATGGATTGGCCCTGTGACTCGCCCAAttgattactcaatcgatttattcaatcagttgtttgtctttgtgatttgcacagtcgatgtgccaatcgattagcatacaaatcaggttgcctctgacttgcacaatttttattactgattgtgccagtcgattgcctaatcgattgtgtaaccacaaactacatgtttccttacaacccttttacgaaatcgattgcctaatcgatttgctcagtagattttcaacttttgttgatttcttgagttccaagcaattgtctcaagtatgtagggttgagttgttgttcctgaaatcttactcagttaaaatgttagatttatcatatgatgtatgaacattgtatgtttgttaattatgtcaaaattaggattaagaggactaaagtccaacaatttttaatttaatagtttcactaattaaattatagacttaaaacaaaaatatatttttatcaggTGGCATACGTCTCTGACTATAGAGTAGTTGTAGTTCTATTTTATTAGATGAATGAATTATGATTTACAAAGTACGAGTTGTgctaaaaatagtaataataaagtCTAAATTACAACAATACCTCTAAACTATACCAAGAAAAATACACCCTTAATCTCCCCCACAACAATGAATTGGACCAAACCGTCCAAAAATCGCACCCCTAATAAACTGTATTTTCTTAGTTTCCTAGCTAAccaaacataatattttaagaCGTGTTTGATTCTATATTAATACTTTAAGATGCAGCTACTAAGGAAGAAGTAAACAACTTTTAACagtttttatagtaaaaaataattagaactCCTTCGATGATTACAGACTTTTATTATTTGACCAATTCCTATTCTTTTTGAGGGAACTTTCGTGTGAGTGTGAGTGaggattcaaaatttcaagTTCAAACACACGGTTGTAAAATAATATTGTCTcctaaaaacataatttttaagaaaaaacaatattatttcaattgacTTGGTTGACTTGATTTTGTCTTTCATAGGTTCCTACTTATCTTGTATAAATATTAGCAAATTTTCATTCTTGCTACATTATCACTTCTTTCGCATTTGAAAAGTATCCTCCACTCAAATTTCATCATCAACTTGCTCCTCTTGTTATTCATTTGCAATTGTCACCAACAATTCTTACTTAGCTCTTACTACCTAACAACGATGAaggttagtaaaaaaaaaaaacaatgaaggtcaaaatttaatttaggatttaacTTACTCTGTTTTCattgattaataatttattgatttgtttTGTAACAGAAAGTTGTGTTGAAGGTagatttttataatgataaaatCAAGCAAAAAATGATGAAGACAGCATCTGGCCTTTTAGGTATTGAATTTCATATCATATAAGTTCTATACAGTAATTTCTATAATCCAAGATGGAATGTGACTAAGTTTCAAAATGGAATGTAAATTTCATACCGTATTAAATGAAggattaattaattgattatttttattaaataaagttgtatttttataataattttgcaGGGGTTGAATCAGTATCAATAGagttgaaagaaaataaattaacattatTAGGAGATATTGATCCGGTAAAGGCAGTGTCGAAATTAAGAAAAGTGTgtcaaacaaatataatttcagTTGGACCTTTAGAAGAAGACAAGAAGTCAACTGATGTAGCTACTACTCTCAACTCCTTTGAACCATATCCTTTCTATTATCATATGCAACCACCATATTATATTCAAGGTTACTATATTTGATgtgtataaaaaatatgtgaGATGTTTAAT
This region of Cicer arietinum cultivar CDC Frontier isolate Library 1 chromosome 8, Cicar.CDCFrontier_v2.0, whole genome shotgun sequence genomic DNA includes:
- the LOC101499045 gene encoding heavy metal-associated isoprenylated plant protein 39-like, with amino-acid sequence MKKVVLKVDFYNDKIKQKMMKTASGLLGVESVSIELKENKLTLLGDIDPVKAVSKLRKVCQTNIISVGPLEEDKKSTDVATTLNSFEPYPFYYHMQPPYYIQGYYI